The Saccharopolyspora gregorii genomic interval GCGATCAGCACCACGACGAGTGCGAGGCCCGCCACCAGCAACCCCCGGCGACTCCGCCGCGGCTTCTCCGGCAGTTCGTCTGCGGCTCTTGCGGACATGGTGGACCTCCCAGTGGGCGTGCGCGGGCCTCCCGCGGCGAGATGCCGCAACGATGCACCGGAGCCCCGCCTCCGCGGAAACCGTGCCGAGATCTGGAATCACAGGCCGCCCCCTTGCCCGGGCGGCCGCAGGTGTGCTGGGCGCCGTCCGCGGCGCCGGGCCGCCGGGTGCGCGCAGGTGATCTGCGCGGACCGATCGCGCGCCCCCGCCCTCCGGCGATCACCACCGGCCTGACGATCCACTGTGGACGTTTCGGATCGACCTGGTCCGTCCCGGGATTCGGAACGCGTTGCCCGACCCGAGGAGCAGTGCCTACGTTGCACGCCGTGCTGAAGCAGGATGGAAGACCACGGGACACCTCCGGACCGGCCGGGGCCGGCGCCGCGAACCGGGCGCTGAGCGCGGTGCGCCCGTTGAGCGGCCCGCTGCTGGGGCTCGGCGCCGTCGTGGTGCTGGTGCTGGTGTGGCAGCTCGTCGCCGCGCTGCGGATCTGGCCCGAGCAGATCGTGCCCGCGCCCGCCCAGGTGTGGGCGCAGCTGCTGTCCACCAGCGACGCCGGCAACGGCCAGTCCGGTTACGCCGGCTACACGCTGCTGGAACGCCTCGCGGTGAGCCTGCGCAGGCTGGCCTACGGAGTCGGGTACGGCGTCCTGATCGGACTCGCCCTCGGCCTGGTGATGGGTCTGGTCCGGCCGGTGCGGGTGATGCTGGAGCCGCTGGTCACCTTCATCCGCGCGCTGCCGCCGCTGGCCTACCTGAGCCTGCTGGTCATCTGGTTCGGCATCGACGAGGAACCCAAGGTGTACCTGCTGATGGTGGCCTCGTTCCCGCCCGTGGCCGTGGCGACCGCCGCCGCGGTCACCGGGGTCGGCAAGCAGTACGTGGAGGCCGCCGAAGCGCTCGGCGCGAACCGGGCGCAGGTGATCGCCTCGGTGATCCTGCCCGCGTCGGTGCCCGAGATCCTCACCGGCGTCCGGCTGGCCGTCGGCATCGCCTACGGGTCGGTGGTGGCCGCGGAGACCGTGAACGGCGCCGACGGGCTCGGCGGCATGGTGCTCAACGCCCAGCGCTACAACCAGACCGCCGTGGTGATCCTCGGCCTGTTCGTCATCGGCATCACCGGCCTCGTCATCGACCTGCTGATCGTCGCGGTCCGCCAGTCGCTGTCCCCGTGGCGCAGCCGCGTCTGACCACCCCCGTGAGAGGAGAACCCGTGCACCGGTTCAGCAGGCGCGCCGCGCTCGGCCTGTTCGGCGCCGCCGCGGCCGTCCCCGCGCTCAGCGCGTGCGGCGTCGGCGGCGAGTCCGAGGAGGAGAAGGCCCGCAAGGTCCGCATCGCCTACCAGAACTTCGCCGACAGCACCCTGCTCGTCAAGGAGCAGCGCACCCTGGAGCAGCGGTTCCCGGAACACGAGTTCCAGTGGACCGCGTTCGACTCCGGCGCGAGCATCAACACCGCGTTCCTCAGCGGGGCGCTGGACATCGCCGTCATCGGCAGCAGTCCCGCCGCGCAGGCGCTCAGCCCGCCGCTGGCCGTGCCGTACCAGGTGATCCAGCTGCTCAACGTGATCGGCAGCAGCGAGGCGCTGGTGGTGCGCGGCGACCGCGGCATCCGCGCGATCCCGGACCTGACCGGGCGCAAGGTCGCCGCTCCGTTCAGCTCCACCGCGCACTACAGCCTGCTCGCCGCGCTGCGGCAGCACGGCGTCGACCCGGGCGGGGTCGACATCGTCGACCTGGAACCGCAGAACATCCAGGCGGCGTGGGAGCGGGGCGACCTCGACGGCGCCTACCTGTGGACGCCGACGCTCACCGCGTTGCGGCGCAACGGCACGGTGCTGGTGGACAGCGCGCAGCTCGCCGCGGCGGGCGAGCCCACGCTCACCTTCGCCGTCGCCGCACGGGAATTCCTCGACCGCAGCCCCGACGTCGCCCAGGGCTGGCTGGACGCCACCGACGCGGCGATCCGGCAGATCCGCACCGATCCCAGGCCGGTCGCCGAGGCGGTGAGCAGGCAGCTCGGCAGCAGCGTGGACGACGCGCTGGGCCAGCTGCGGCAGAACATCTACCTCGACCTGGAACAACAGCGCGGCCCCGAGTACTTCGGCAGCCCGCAGGCGCCCGGCGAGCTCGCCGCGCGGCTGCGCGCCAACGCCGGATTCCTGCTGGCGCAGCAGAAGATCGACGCCCTGCCCGACCTCGCGACCTTCCAGCGAGCCCTGCGCATCCCGGAGCCCGCTCATGCCTGATGAACCCCTCGTCGAGATCACCGGAGCCACCCGCTCCTACGGGCGCGGCGCGAACGCCGTCACCGCGCTCGGGCCGCTGGACCTGCGCGTCGAACGCGGCGAGTTCGTGGTGATCGTGGGCCCGTCCGGGTCCGGCAAGAGCACGCTGCTGCGGCTGGTCGCCGGTTTCGAACGGCCCAGCACCGGCACCGTCGCCCTCGACGGGCGCGCCCCGGTGCCCGGCCGCGACGTGGGCGTGGTGTTCCAGCAACCCCGGTTGTTCCCGTGGCACTCGGTCGCGGGGAACCTGGACGCGGCGCTGCGCTGGGCGGGGGTGCCGCGCGGGCAGCGGGCGCAGCGGCGCGCGGAGCTGTTGGAACGCGTGGGGCTCGCCGAGATCGGCGGGCGGCGCGTCTGGGAGATCTCCGGCGGCCAGCAGCAGCGGGTCGCCATCGCCCGCGCCCTCGCCGGGCGGCCGGGCCTGCTGCTGCTCGACGAACCGTTCGCGGCGCTCGACGCGCTCACCCGGGAACGCCTGCAGGAGGACCTGCGCTCGCTGACCGACGACGCCGAGCAGGGCGCCGTGTTCGTGACGCACAGCGTCGACGAAGCGGTCTTCCTCGCCAGCAGGGTGATCGTACTGAGCAACCGGCCGGGCCGGGTCGAGCTGGACCTGCCGGTTCCGCTGCCGCGCAGCGGGATTCCCGCCGACGAGCTGCGCGCCTCGGCCGAGTTCGCCCGGCTGCGCGGCGAGGTCTCCACCGCCGTCCGCGCCGCGCTCCAGCCCGCCTGAGCCGCGACCTGCCGCAGCGGAACGGCCCGACCGGACGCGGTGGTCGATCGGGCCGTTCAGCTCGCTGGTCCGCTACGCCGGCGGGTGCGGATCACACGACGCCGAGGGACAGCATCGCGTCCGCGACCTGGGTGAAGCCCGCGATGTTGGCGCCCACGATGTAGTTGCCGGGGGCGTCGTACTCGTCGGCGGTCTGCAGGCAGCGGTCGTGGATGCCGCGCATGATCTCGGCGAGGCGCTGCTCGGTGTGCTCGAACGTCCACGAGTCCCGCGAGGCGTTCTGCTGCATCTCCAGCGCGGAGGTCGCGACGCCGCCCGCGTTCGCCGCCTTGCCGGGCGCGAACTTCACGCCGGCGTCGTTCAGGAACTTGATGGCCTCCGGCGTGGTGGGCATGTTCGCGCCCTCCGCGACGATCTTGCAGCCGTTGCGGACCAGTTCGGCCGCGTGGTCGGCGTCCAGCTCGTTCTGGGTGGCGCAGGGCAGCGCGATGTCGCACGGCACGTCCCAGGCCGCACCACCGGAGATGAAGCGGACGCCGTCGCCGCGGGCGGTGGCGTACTCGTCGATGCGGGCGCGCCGCACCTCCTTGATCTCCTGCAGCAGCGCGACGTCGACGCCCTTCTCGTCCACCACGTACCCGCTGGAGTCCGAACAGGCCACGACGGTGCCGCCGAGCTGGTGCACCTTCTCGATGGCGTACTGCGCGACGTTGCCCGAACCGGACACGACGACCTTCTTGCCGTCGAAGGAATCCCCGGACGTCTTCAGGATCTCGTCCACGAAGAACACCGTGCCGTAGCCGGTGGCCTCCGGACGCACCTGGGAACCGCCCCAGCTGAGGCCCTTGCCGGTGAGCACCCCGGACTCGTAGCGGTTGGTGATCCGCTTGTACTGGCCGAACAGGTAGCCGATCTCCCGGCCGCCGACCCCGGTGTCCCCGGCGGGAACGTCGGTGTACTCGCCGATGTGCCGGTACAGCTCGGTCATGAACGACTGGCAGAACCGCATGACCTCGCCGTCGGAGCGGCCCTTCGGGTCGAAGTCGGAACCGCCCTTGCCGCCGCCGATCGGCATGCCGGTCAGCGAGTTCTTGAAGATCTGCTCGAAACCGAGGAACTTCACGATGCCCAGGTAGACGCTGGGATGAAACCGCAGGCCGCCCTTGTACGGCCCGAGCGCGGAGTTGAACTCGACGCGGAACCCGCGGTTGATCTGCACCGAACCCTTGTCGTCCACCCACGGCACCCGGAAAATGATCTGCCGTTCCGGCTCGCACAGGCGGCGGATGACCTCGGCGTCGGTGTACTCGGGGTGCTTGGCGACGACCGGGCGGA includes:
- a CDS encoding ABC transporter permease produces the protein MLKQDGRPRDTSGPAGAGAANRALSAVRPLSGPLLGLGAVVVLVLVWQLVAALRIWPEQIVPAPAQVWAQLLSTSDAGNGQSGYAGYTLLERLAVSLRRLAYGVGYGVLIGLALGLVMGLVRPVRVMLEPLVTFIRALPPLAYLSLLVIWFGIDEEPKVYLLMVASFPPVAVATAAAVTGVGKQYVEAAEALGANRAQVIASVILPASVPEILTGVRLAVGIAYGSVVAAETVNGADGLGGMVLNAQRYNQTAVVILGLFVIGITGLVIDLLIVAVRQSLSPWRSRV
- a CDS encoding taurine ABC transporter substrate-binding protein, yielding MHRFSRRAALGLFGAAAAVPALSACGVGGESEEEKARKVRIAYQNFADSTLLVKEQRTLEQRFPEHEFQWTAFDSGASINTAFLSGALDIAVIGSSPAAQALSPPLAVPYQVIQLLNVIGSSEALVVRGDRGIRAIPDLTGRKVAAPFSSTAHYSLLAALRQHGVDPGGVDIVDLEPQNIQAAWERGDLDGAYLWTPTLTALRRNGTVLVDSAQLAAAGEPTLTFAVAAREFLDRSPDVAQGWLDATDAAIRQIRTDPRPVAEAVSRQLGSSVDDALGQLRQNIYLDLEQQRGPEYFGSPQAPGELAARLRANAGFLLAQQKIDALPDLATFQRALRIPEPAHA
- a CDS encoding ABC transporter ATP-binding protein, which translates into the protein MPDEPLVEITGATRSYGRGANAVTALGPLDLRVERGEFVVIVGPSGSGKSTLLRLVAGFERPSTGTVALDGRAPVPGRDVGVVFQQPRLFPWHSVAGNLDAALRWAGVPRGQRAQRRAELLERVGLAEIGGRRVWEISGGQQQRVAIARALAGRPGLLLLDEPFAALDALTRERLQEDLRSLTDDAEQGAVFVTHSVDEAVFLASRVIVLSNRPGRVELDLPVPLPRSGIPADELRASAEFARLRGEVSTAVRAALQPA
- the gdhA gene encoding NADP-specific glutamate dehydrogenase, coding for MANLDEKLQDIYDEVLHRNPGEDEFHQAVHEVLDSLRPVVAKHPEYTDAEVIRRLCEPERQIIFRVPWVDDKGSVQINRGFRVEFNSALGPYKGGLRFHPSVYLGIVKFLGFEQIFKNSLTGMPIGGGKGGSDFDPKGRSDGEVMRFCQSFMTELYRHIGEYTDVPAGDTGVGGREIGYLFGQYKRITNRYESGVLTGKGLSWGGSQVRPEATGYGTVFFVDEILKTSGDSFDGKKVVVSGSGNVAQYAIEKVHQLGGTVVACSDSSGYVVDEKGVDVALLQEIKEVRRARIDEYATARGDGVRFISGGAAWDVPCDIALPCATQNELDADHAAELVRNGCKIVAEGANMPTTPEAIKFLNDAGVKFAPGKAANAGGVATSALEMQQNASRDSWTFEHTEQRLAEIMRGIHDRCLQTADEYDAPGNYIVGANIAGFTQVADAMLSLGVV